The Takifugu flavidus isolate HTHZ2018 chromosome 21, ASM371156v2, whole genome shotgun sequence genome has a window encoding:
- the susd5 gene encoding sushi domain-containing protein 5 translates to MRDRNEKLVLLFGCLSCLAVASVVNADGRLFVLNLENSTGLMGFREAERACASLPARLASSAELRHAVVECFFSTCTRGWLYGGTVGTTVCNVVGGVLKAVDVKTENATGDAVNLNAFCIKDRGVPCGDPPSFPNARLQEHSGYEMGDELLYTCVPGYVMPSGHKAFSLLCDSCGEWYGMVEICVRDETEGHVDYEDKFPDTYRDGEDREQRAVEARGEVLEEVHAAAHTEGDPSQQHQETTFTVEQARRHMEGGDEEERTIGDFIGLPMPEQEPGVTADEATDAPVSLLSQKHMFWFPSEAFQDDVTQRDSTVQSEESKENESQELNHSQKPIQPDDLEESDRYVYHDTDDHDDHREGHHDADDDHPEPHPPAQHEDLDRLDHPRNEDNADDHYDMGEHDEDHGQIRYDGHDYDERDDAYNEHESYEDHEDVTEDHGDEEPLDDSLERPDHEDNEDDDGDEDHYNQKEDDDDHYTNTDDHDDHDDDHDAHDEHDEDNDDHVDHDDHDDPADHDDDDGDDDHNDHDGHDHHDHDDHDHNDRYDHDDDQDDPVDDHVDDDLSDDHHDIDHDDDEDHHDHHHGDDDHDDPLDLGENDDDDDDDDDRRTDQDGHYNHGDHKDGDHNSYEDQASQEDIKDSDYHVIFSITRDHRLNLTEMADGGKATTDETWLDGYPVVATETENRDSLVERSKDEGKDMGVFNEVQSHKPGSHISLPDQSKSPSKEPVLEQAGGQKLWPGFIPTTTPTSDREQAPTYSWINDLTQQSFVNHDPAPLGPDGVTVMEDHTMHNLPGESGERGEMGGKMGEMGCTGENCPPPASSGQSPKVAAIIVVVCLVAIAVMVGVWCYRRQQQKSSVYEMNGKGQSQSRPAQQMEMQQKV, encoded by the exons ATGAGGGATCGCAATGAAAAGCTTGTTCTCTTGTTCGGATGTCTGTCTTGTCTTGCTGTGGCTTCTGTTGTTAATGCAGACG GTCGTTTATTTGTCTTGAACCTGGAGAACTCCACGGGCCTGATGGGCTTCAGAGAAGCCGAGCGGGCTTGTGCCTCTCTGCCCGCCCGCTTGGCATCATCGGCCGAGCTCCGTCACGCTGTGGTCGAGtgcttcttctccacctgcaCCCGTGGGTGGCTGTACGGAGGCACAGTGGG GACCACGGTGTGCAACGTGGTGGGCGGCGTTCTTAAGGCCGTGGATGTGAAGACGGAAAACGCCACAGGGGACGCTGTGAATCTGAACGCTTTTTGCATCAAAGACAGAG GTGTTCCATGTGGGGATCCCCCATCCTTCCCAAACGCCCGTCTGCAGGAGCATTCGGGATATGAGATGGGAGATGAGCTGCTGTACACCTGTGTGCCGGGTTATGTGATGCCTAGTGGGCACAAAGCCTTCAGCTTGCTGTGTGACAGCTGTGGGGAGTGGTACGGAATGGTGGAGATTTGTGTCAGAG ATGAGACCGAGGGCCACGTGGACTATGAGGACAAGTTTCCTGATACCTACAGGGACGGTGAGGACCGTGAACAGAGAGCAGTGGAGGCTCGCGgtgaggtgctggaggaggtgcaCGCAGCCGCACACACGGAAGGGGACCCAAGTCAGCAGCATCAAGAGACCACCTTTACTGTGGAGCAGGCACGTCGACACAtggaaggaggagatgaggaggaaaggacCATAGGGGACTTTATAGGCCTTCCCATGCCAGAGCAGGAGCCCGGGGTCACAGCGGATGAGGCCACAGACGCgcctgtttctctcctctcccaaaAACACATGTTCTGGTTCCCTTCTGAGGCGTTCCAAGATGACGTCACACAGAGAGACTCCACCGTCCAATCAGAGGAGAGCAAAGAGAACGAGAGTCAGGAACTGAACCATTCCCAGAAACCCATCCAACCCGATGACCTCGAGGAATCAGATCGTTATGTTTATCATGATACAGACGACCACGATGATCACCGCGAGGGCCACCACGATGCCGATGATGACCATCCGGAGCCTCATCCTCCAGCTCAGCATGAGGATCTGGATCGACTGGACCATCCCCGAAATGAGGACAATGCTGACGACCATTATGACATGGGTGAACACGATGAGGATCACGGACAGATACGATACGATGGCCACGATTATGATGAACGGGATGATGCTTACAATGAGCATGAAAGTTATGAAGATCATGAggatgtgactgaggatcatgGAGATGAGGAACCCCTGGATGACTCTCTGGAGCGTCCAGATCACGAGGACAACGAAGATGACGATGGTGACGAAGACCATTACAACCAAAAGGAAGATGACGATGACCATTACACTAACACTGATGATCACGATGATCACGATGATGATCATGATGCTCACGATGAGCACGATGAGGATAACGATGATCACGTTGATCATGATGATCACGATGATCCCGCGGatcacgatgatgatgatggcgatgatgatcACAATGATCATGATGGTCACGATCACCATGATCATGATGATCACGATCACAATGATCGCTATGATCACGATGACGATCAGGATGATCCTGTTGATGATCATGTTGATGATGATCTCAGTGATGATCATCACGACATTGATCATGATGACGACGAggatcatcatgatcatcatcatggtgatgatgatcatgatgatccGCTCGATCTCGGTGaaaacgatgatgatgatgatgatgatgacgatcgGAGGACTGATCAAGATGGTCATTACAACCACGGTGACCATAAAGACGGTGACCATAACAGCTATGAAGATCAGGCTAGTCAGGAAGACATCAAAGATAGCGATTATCATGTCATCTTTTCTATAACAAGAGATCATCGCCTGAATTTAACTGAGAtggcagatggagggaaggcCACCACGGATGAGACCTGGCTGGACGGTTACCCCGTGGTTGCGACAGAAACGGAAAATAGGGACTCCCTGGTGGAGCGATCCAAGGATGAGGGAAAGGACATGGGTGTGTTCAACGAAGTTCAAAGTCATAAACCCGGCTCTCACATCAGTCTGCCAGACCAGTCCAAGTCACCGTCTAAAGAGCCTGTTTTAGAGCAAGCAGGAGGACAGAAGCTGTGGCCTGGATTCATCCCGACAACCACCCCGACCTCAGACAGGGAACAGGCTCCCACCTATTCCTGGATCAATGACCTAACCCAACAATCCTTCGTCAACCATGACCCAGCTCCTCTGGGGCCCGATGGCGTCACCGTCATGGAGGACCACACCATGCACAACCTACCTGGAGAAAGTGGCGAGAGGGGTgagatggggggaaaaatgggGGAGATGGGTTGCACGGGCGAGAACTGCCCACCCCCAGCTTCATCCGGCCAAAGTCCGAAAGTAGCGGCCATCATCGTGGTGGTGTGTTTGGTCGCGATCGCCGTAATGGTCGGGGTGTGGTGTTACCGGCGGCAACAGCAGAAGAGCTCAGTGTATGAGATGAACGGGAAGGGACAGAGCCAGTCCAGACCAGCTCAACAGATGGAGATGCAGCAAAAAGTGTAG
- the crtap gene encoding cartilage-associated protein, with protein sequence MAPSISSQLFCALLVAVLASVAESQYEKYSFRSFPRNELMPLESAYKYALDQYTGENWTETVEYIEVSLRLYRLLRDSEAFCNLNCSSVRLDGEEKFADFPELRAFGNVMKRAQCLKRCKQGLPAFRQNLPSRNTLDEFERREPYRYLQYAYFKSNNVAKAVSAAHTFLLKHPDDEMMQRNMAYYKSIPGAEEHLKDLETQSYETLFVRAVRAYNGENFRTSVSDMELALQDFLKVYDECVAASEGPRDVTDFKDFYPSIADHYIEVLGRKVRCESDLTPVVGGFVVEKFVATMYHYLQFAYYKLNDLKNAVPCAASYMLFDPSDEVMKNNLAYYQFHKQQWGLTEEDFLPRSEASRYYNQTNMQLQMLEFSRQHLVNDDEGEVVEFIDEFLEEEDPVLESPPKN encoded by the exons ATGGCACCCAGCATTTCTTCTCAACTTTTCTGCGCGCTGTTAGTCGCCGTTCTCGCCTCAGTCGCGGAGTCCCAGTATGAAAAGTACAGCTTCAGGAGCTTCCCCAGGAACGAGCTGATGCCCCTGGAGTCCGCTTACAAATACGCGCTCGACCAGTACACCGGGGAGAACTGGACGGAGACGGTGGAGTACATTGAGGTGTCGCTGCGGCTCTACCGGCTGCTGCGGGACAGCGAGGCCTTCTGCAACCTCAACTGCAGCTCCGTCAGGCTGGACGGCGAGGAGAAGTTTGCCGACTTCCCGGAGTTGCGGGCGTTCGGCAACGTGATGAAGAGGGCGCAGTGCTTGAAGCGGTGCAAGCAGGGGCTGCCTGCGTTCAGGCAGAACCTACCCAGCCGGAACACCTTGGACGAATTCGAGAGGAGGGAGCCGTACAGATACCTGCAATACGCCTACTTCAAG TCTAACAATGTGGCCAAAGCAGTTTCTGCTGCCCACACCTTCCTGCTGAAACACCCCGATGATGAGATGATGCAGAGGAATATGGCCTACTATAAGAGCATACCTGGAGCCGAAGAACACCTCAAAGACCTGGAGACGCAATCCTACGAG ACATTGTTTGTGCGCGCCGTGCGAGCATACAACGGCGAAAACTTCCGCACCTCGGTGTCAGACATGGAGCTGGCTCTGCAGGACTTCCTGAAGGTCTACGACGAGTGCGTGGCCGCGTCCGAGGGCCCCAGGGACGTCACTGACTTCAAAGACTTCTACCCCTCCATAGCTG ATCACTACATCGAGGTCCTCGGGAGGAAGGTGAGGTGCGAAAGCGACCTGACGCCTGTCGTCGGGGGTTTTGTCGTAGAGAAGTTTGTTGCCACCATGTACCACTACCTGCAGTTCGCCTATTACAAAC TGAATGACCTGAAGAACGCCGTTCCATGTGCAGCCAGCTACATGCTGTTCGACCCCAGTGATGAAGTCATGAAGAACAACCTGGCTTATTACCAGTTTCACAAACAACAGTGGGGACTGACGGAGGAGGACTTCCTCCCCAGATCT gaggCATCGCGTTACTACAACCAGACCAACATGCAGCTACAGATGCTGGAGTTCTCCAGACAGCACTTGGTGAATGATGATGAG ggggaggtggtggagttTATAGACGagttcctggaggaggaggaccccgTGTTGGAAAGCCCGCCGAAAAATTAA
- the fkbp9 gene encoding peptidyl-prolyl cis-trans isomerase FKBP9, protein MIKSVQWVLFLSVLVAFAACNAPPVPLDDISIEKTFVPEQCVRAVKVGDYVRYHYIGTFPDGKKFDSSYDRGSTYNVYVGKKQLIEGMDKALVGMCVNERSLVKIPPQLAYGKKGYGDLIPPDSILHFDVLLLDVWNPEDGVQIKTYHTPSVCTRKVEVSDYVRYHYNGTLLDGTLFDSSHTRMRTYDTYVGIGWLIAGMDQGLLGMCVGERRFITMPPSLGYGENGDGSDIPGQASLVFDVVLLDLHNPRDGITVTNQIVPDSCTRKSVSGDFIRYHYNGSLLDGTFFDSSYSRNHTYDTYVGLGYVIAGMDQGLIGICVGEKRTITIPPHLAYGEEGTGSKIPGSAVLVFDVHIIDFHNPSDITEITVTKKAEECEKKTKKGDFVKYHYNASLMDGTAIDSTYNYGKTYNIVLGANQVVPGMETGLMDMCVGEKRHLIIPPHLAYGERGVTGEVPGSAVLVFDVELISVEEGLPEGYMFIWNEDVSPDLFSEMDKDNNKLVEPSEFTDYIMRQVNEGKGRLAPGFDPYRIIDNMFFNQDRNGDGKITEAEFKLKADESASHDEL, encoded by the exons ATGATCAAATCCGTGCAGTGGGTGTTATTCCTGTCGGTTCTGGTGGCTTTCGCCGCCTGCAACGCACCGCCGGTACCGTTAGACGACATCTCAATTGAGAAAACTTTCGTGCCGGAGCAGTGCGTGCGCGCAGTCAAGGTGGGGGATTATGTGCGCTACCACTACATCGGCACGTTCCCGGACGGCAAGAAGTTTGACTCCAG CTACGACCGTGGCAGCACCTACAACGTGTATGTTGGAAAGAAGCAGCTGATTGAAGGGATGGACAAAGCTCTGGTGGGGATGTGTGTCAACGAGAGAAGTCTGGTGAAGATCCCCCCCCAGCTCGCCTATGGAAAGAAAGGCTATG GTGACCTCATCCCTCCTGATTCCATCCTCCACTTTGACGTCCTGCTGCTCGATGTCTGGAACCCAGAGGACGGCGTCCAGATCAAGACCTACCACACGCCCTCCGTCTGCACCAGGAAGGTGGAGGTGTCCGACTATGTTCGGTACCACTATAACGGCACCCTGCTGGACGGGACGTTGTTCGATTCCAG CCACACGCGTATGCGCACCTACGACACATATGTCGGAATTGGGTGGCTGATTGCTGGTATGGACCAGGGGCTTCTGGGTATGTGCGTAGGAGAGAGGCGCTTTATCACTATGCCGCCATCGCTTGGATATGGAGAGAATGGAGATG GCAGCGACATCCCAGGACAGGCTTCACTGGTGTTTGATGTCGTTCTTCTGGACCTTCACAACCCCAGAGATGGCATCACGGTGACCAATCAGATCGTGCCGGACTCTTGCACCAGGAAGTCCGTCTCTGGGGACTTTATCCGCTACCACTACAACGGCAGCCTCCTCGATGGAACGTTTTTCGATTCCAG CTACTCTCGTAATCACACCTATGACACCTACGTGGGCCTCGGCTACGTGATCGCCGGCATGGACCAGGGTCTGATTGGCATCTGTGTCGGAGAGAAACGCACCATCACCATCCCCCCACATCTAGCCTACGGAGAGGAGGGTACAG GATCTAAAATCCCTGGATCTGCCGTGCTGGTGTTTGACGTCCACATCATTGACTTCCACAACCCGTCAGACATCACCGAGATCACTGTGACTAAAAAAGCAGAAGAgtgtgaaaagaaaaccaagaaGGGGGACTTTGTCAAGTACCACTACAATGCTTCTCTGATGGACGGCACAGCCATCGACTCCAC GTACAACTATGGGAAGACCTACAACATTGTTTTAGGAGCTAACCAGGTCGTCCCAGGAATGGAGACGGGACTGATGGAcatgtgtgtgggggagaaACGGCACCTCATTATTCCTCCTCATCTGGCCTACGGAGAGAGAGGAGTCA CTGGCGAGGTGCCCGGGAGCGCCGTGCTGGTTTTTGATGTGGAGCTCATCAGCGTGGAGGAGGGACTTCCCGAAGGCTACATGTTCATCTGGAATGAAGACGTGTCGCCCGACCTTTTCTCTGAGATGGACAAGGACAACAACAAGCTGGTGGAGCCGTCTGAG TTTACCGACTACATCATGCGTCAGGTGAACGAGGGCAAAGGTCGTCTGGCGCCTGGATTTGACCCCTATCGCATCATCGACAACATGTTCTTCAACCAAGACCGCAACGGAGACGGAAAGATCACAGAGGCCGAGTTCAAGCTCAAAGCCGACGAATCCGCCAGCCACGACGAGCTATGA
- the LOC130518194 gene encoding dual specificity tyrosine-phosphorylation-regulated kinase mbk-1-like yields MWSLGCLAAKLHLGISLFDADNEYDMMMSIVALLGQPPNRMLDAGIYTKQFFKKYMCAGNRSWKLKKCHGTTGCHFLDSLDDILSDIPTKGSENLGLGLFVDMLKKMLDLDPATRITPAQLLHHGFLTNTEVGTTSEELEVTASKENGQTLQLQCENRQPNQESQLKTGQKRNRDSNDDDPTCQDSKRPKFQSRVTPMTDTQINDDNSTVQRKLPDGKDGEPHCSTSMAVPRFSQKALKRRRKYTGRKREKQTP; encoded by the exons ATGTGGTCTCTGGGCTGTTTGGCTGCCAAGTTACACCTGGGGATTTCGCTGTTTGATGCGGACAATGAGTATGACATG ATGATGAGCATTGTGGCGCTACTAGGTCAACCTCCGAATCGAATGCTGGATGCAGGAATATATACGAAGCAATTCTTTAAGAAATATATGTGCGCAGGGAATCGATCATGGAAACTAAAG AAATGCCACGGAACAACAGGATGTCATTTTCTGGATTCTTTGGATGACATTTTAAGC GACATCCCTACTAAAGGCAGCGAAAATCTAGGACTTGGTCTTTTTGTTGACATGCTCAAGAAGATGCTTGACCTAGATCCTGCTACGCGCATTACCCCAGCTCAACTGCTGCATCATGGttttctgacaaacactga GGTGGGGACCACCTCTGAAGAGCTAGAGGTCACTGCCAGCAAGGAAAATGGACAGACGTTGCAGTTGCAGTGTGAAAACCGACAGCCGAACCAAGAGAGCCAAttaaaaacagggcagaaaagaaaTCGTGACTCTAACGATGACGACCCAACTTGTCAAGATTCCAAGCGGCCTAAATTTCAGTCACGAGTGACACCAATGACGGACACACAGATAAATGATGATAATTCCACTGTTCAGAGGAAGCTTCCTGATGGGAAGGATGGTGAGCCTCATTGCTCCACCTCGATGGCTGTGCCCAGGTTCAGccaaaaagctttaaaaagaagaaggaaatacacaggcaggaaaagagagaaacagactcCCTGA